The following proteins come from a genomic window of Aequorivita marisscotiae:
- a CDS encoding membrane or secreted protein — MKLLLITLVLLLLGVAGIAIKIWAKKDGKFAGTCASQSPFLNKEGQSCGFCGKSPDEFKDCNETSHQLEMPDTK; from the coding sequence ATGAAACTTTTACTTATTACCTTAGTATTATTATTACTCGGAGTTGCTGGAATTGCAATAAAAATTTGGGCCAAAAAAGATGGAAAATTTGCAGGTACCTGCGCTAGCCAAAGTCCATTTTTAAACAAAGAAGGCCAGTCTTGCGGATTTTGCGGAAAATCGCCAGATGAATTTAAAGATTGCAATGAAACGAGCCACCAACTGGAAATGCCTGACACCAAATAA